From Cyclopterus lumpus isolate fCycLum1 chromosome 4, fCycLum1.pri, whole genome shotgun sequence, a single genomic window includes:
- the dpt gene encoding dermatopontin, with translation MQLSNMHPALLALTASLLATAAAQSHDHHDMSWVNGYRQGFNFQCPHREVLVATRSFFSVEDGADRLWSFECQPTPEGLGEPSDCWWDDINRAGMEWTSTCTRNGLVAGVQSKYFESVLDREWQFYCCYYKRRCPYSCMKTSDIPENFREEAELVVPSYGYFIRGAQTTFSGVLRDRQWKYILCRMTDFDCEFENV, from the exons ATGCAGCTCTCCAACATGCATCCTGCTCTGCTGGCGCTGACAGCCTCTCTGCTCGCCACGGCGGCGGCTCAGTCTCACGACCACCATGACATGTCCTGGGTCAACGGCTACCGCCAGGGCTTCAACTTCCAGTGTCCGCACAGAGAAGTTCTCGTGGCCACCAGGAGCTTCTTCAGCGTGGAGGACGGCGCTGACCGCTTGTGGTCGTTTGAGTGCCAGCCCACACCGGAGGGTCTGGGGGAGCCCAGCGACTGCTGGTGGGACGACATCAACCGAGCCGGCATGGAGTG GACTTCTACATGCACTCGTAACGGGCTGGTGGCCGGCGTCCAGAGCAAGTACTTTGAGTCGGTTCTGGACCGGGAATGGCAGttctactgctgctactacaaACGCAGATGCCCCTActcctgcat GAAGACGAGCGACATTCCCGAAAACTTcagagaggaggcggagctcgTGGTTCCTTCTTACGGGTACTTCATCCGAGGAGCTCAGACCACCTTCAGCGGCGTGTTAAG AGATCGGCAGTGGAAGTACATCCTGTGCAGAATGACGGACTTTGACTGtgaatttgaaaatgtataG